A single Parabacteroides timonensis DNA region contains:
- a CDS encoding cytidylate kinase-like family protein encodes MDNKIILTIGRQFGSGGREVGQKLAKALGIAYYDKELMAVAAKESGLSEEFFEKADERASSGLSYAFTMGYSYMGMFTPYNDILSNDGLFKFQSDAIRKLAAEQSCILVGRCADYILRDDPDCLSFFIHNNMENRIQRILEYQPVTVEQAKELMAKTDKSRAAYYNYYTNKEWGVASSYNFSIDVSVLGVDETVEFMKSFVERKMEKRPPHFG; translated from the coding sequence ATGGATAACAAGATCATATTGACTATTGGCCGTCAGTTTGGCAGCGGTGGTCGTGAGGTAGGGCAGAAGCTGGCTAAGGCATTGGGTATCGCCTATTATGATAAGGAACTGATGGCTGTGGCTGCTAAGGAGAGTGGTTTGAGTGAAGAGTTTTTCGAAAAGGCGGACGAACGTGCTTCGAGCGGATTGTCTTATGCTTTTACGATGGGGTATTCATACATGGGGATGTTTACGCCTTACAACGATATCCTATCCAACGACGGATTGTTTAAGTTCCAGAGCGATGCTATCCGTAAACTTGCTGCCGAGCAATCATGCATACTGGTAGGGCGTTGTGCCGATTATATCTTACGGGACGATCCGGATTGCCTGAGTTTCTTCATCCATAATAATATGGAAAACCGTATCCAGCGTATTCTCGAGTACCAGCCCGTAACGGTGGAACAGGCCAAAGAATTGATGGCGAAAACGGATAAATCGCGTGCCGCCTACTATAATTATTATACCAATAAAGAGTGGGGTGTAGCCTCTTCCTATAATTTCTCTATCGACGTATCCGTGCTGGGTGTAGACGAAACCGTAGAGTTCATGAAAAGCTTTGTTGAACGGAAAATGGAAAAGCGGCCGCCACATTTCGGATAA
- the pbpC gene encoding penicillin-binding protein 1C has translation MYLLVPRVLFPVPYSTLLYSSEGNLLGARIAPDGQWRFPATDSLPEKFVTCLTTYEDRYFFYHPGIDVTAILRAAYLNVRYHRVVSGGSTLTMQLARIARGNKDRTVYEKSIEMCWALFLETTHSKKEILNLYASHAPFGGNVVGIETAAWRYFGRSASDLSWAESATLAVLPNSPALIHPGRNRRQLKTKRDNLLFTLKERGIIDNTEYELSCMEPLPEAPVPLPDEAPHLLERLAALTPGTRITTSVHYSLQKQAQELVNRYALEYSSNHIHNLAAIIADVETGEVLAYAGNASFKADEKRGNQVDVITSPRSTGSILKPFLYAGMLHDGQILPSTLVSDVPLNINGFMPQNYNKTFNGAVPAHRAIERSLNVPLVRMLSQYNTGRFMTLLKALGMTTLRFSEEHYGASLILGGAEGTLWDLSGMYASLSRVLTHYRPYNGRYNPEDIRPLTPFINKEKEPIRSVADRRLTDKPLLSAASIWFTYEAMSALNRPEEEADWQQFESMKQIAWKTGTSYGGRDAWAIGTTPRYVVGVWVGNASGEGRPGLTGVGNAAPVLFDLFSLLPGGDWFDIPYDELEEVAICRSSGHKASQICDQVDSLYIPRSGINTPVCPYHQLIHLSADGRFRVNSSCESVDRMITRPWFVLPPSQEYYYRNYHIDYVPLPPIKPGCEQTKSSGQIELIYPEHNAVLYLPKGFSGKREKFIFKAAHAREEATIYWHLDDTYLGETTGPDHQIACSVPSGKHMLTLIDNWGNQRKILFTCTM, from the coding sequence ATGTACCTATTGGTTCCCCGTGTCTTATTCCCTGTTCCCTATTCTACTTTACTTTATTCTTCGGAAGGTAACCTGCTGGGAGCACGTATTGCGCCGGACGGGCAATGGAGGTTTCCGGCAACGGACTCGTTGCCGGAGAAATTTGTCACCTGCCTGACCACCTATGAAGACCGATATTTCTTCTATCATCCCGGGATCGATGTGACAGCTATCTTACGTGCCGCCTACCTGAATGTCCGGTATCACCGTGTCGTCAGCGGAGGAAGTACACTGACGATGCAACTGGCACGTATCGCCAGAGGGAATAAAGACCGTACCGTTTATGAGAAAAGCATCGAAATGTGCTGGGCCCTCTTCCTCGAAACGACCCACAGCAAAAAAGAAATACTCAACCTATACGCCTCCCATGCCCCGTTCGGCGGCAATGTAGTCGGCATCGAAACAGCCGCCTGGCGTTATTTCGGACGTAGTGCCTCCGACCTGTCCTGGGCGGAGAGCGCCACACTCGCCGTCCTGCCCAACTCCCCCGCCCTGATCCATCCGGGGAGAAACCGCAGACAACTGAAAACCAAACGCGACAACCTCCTATTTACTCTAAAAGAAAGAGGTATCATCGACAACACCGAATACGAACTGTCCTGCATGGAACCCCTACCGGAAGCCCCTGTCCCCCTACCCGACGAAGCCCCTCACCTGTTGGAACGGCTTGCCGCCCTTACCCCCGGAACACGTATCACGACTTCGGTACACTACTCCCTGCAAAAACAGGCACAGGAACTGGTCAACCGTTACGCCCTTGAATATAGCTCCAACCATATCCATAACCTCGCCGCCATCATCGCCGATGTCGAAACCGGCGAAGTGCTGGCCTATGCCGGTAACGCCAGCTTCAAAGCTGACGAGAAACGGGGAAACCAGGTAGATGTCATCACCTCTCCCCGCAGCACGGGAAGTATACTGAAACCCTTCCTCTATGCCGGGATGCTCCACGACGGACAGATACTCCCTTCCACCCTCGTTTCCGATGTTCCACTGAATATAAATGGCTTCATGCCGCAAAACTATAACAAGACATTCAACGGAGCCGTCCCTGCCCACCGGGCTATCGAACGTTCGCTGAATGTTCCCCTCGTCCGCATGTTATCGCAATACAACACCGGACGTTTCATGACACTGCTGAAAGCATTGGGGATGACCACCCTCCGCTTTTCGGAAGAACACTACGGGGCCTCCCTGATCCTCGGAGGAGCCGAAGGAACCTTATGGGATCTCTCGGGAATGTATGCCTCCCTCTCCCGGGTACTCACCCATTACCGTCCTTACAACGGCCGGTACAACCCGGAAGATATCCGCCCCCTAACCCCTTTTATTAATAAAGAAAAGGAACCGATCCGGTCGGTCGCAGACCGGCGTCTCACCGACAAGCCCCTCCTTTCAGCCGCTTCCATCTGGTTCACCTACGAAGCAATGTCCGCCCTCAACCGCCCGGAAGAGGAAGCCGACTGGCAACAATTCGAATCGATGAAACAGATTGCCTGGAAAACAGGGACCAGCTACGGAGGACGCGATGCCTGGGCCATCGGTACAACTCCCCGTTATGTGGTCGGTGTATGGGTAGGAAACGCATCGGGCGAAGGCCGCCCGGGACTGACCGGTGTAGGCAATGCCGCCCCTGTCTTGTTCGATCTGTTCTCCTTGCTTCCCGGCGGTGATTGGTTCGACATACCTTACGATGAACTGGAAGAGGTAGCCATCTGCCGTAGCAGCGGTCACAAAGCATCGCAGATATGCGACCAGGTAGATAGTTTGTACATTCCCCGTTCAGGCATCAATACCCCCGTCTGCCCTTACCATCAGTTGATACATCTCTCGGCTGACGGACGTTTCCGTGTAAACAGCTCCTGCGAGTCGGTCGACCGGATGATCACCCGCCCCTGGTTCGTCCTCCCTCCGTCCCAGGAATATTATTACCGCAATTACCATATCGACTATGTTCCCCTCCCGCCCATCAAACCGGGATGCGAACAAACAAAAAGTTCCGGGCAAATCGAACTGATCTACCCGGAACATAATGCCGTCTTATACCTCCCGAAAGGCTTCTCCGGCAAACGCGAAAAGTTTATCTTCAAAGCCGCCCACGCCCGTGAAGAGGCAACCATCTACTGGCATCTCGACGACACCTACCTCGGCGAAACCACCGGACCTGACCATCAGATCGCCTGTTCCGTCCCGTCAGGCAAACACATGCTTACGCTGATCGACAACTGGGGCAATCAGCGCAAGATACTGTTTACATGCACGATGTAA
- a CDS encoding MATE family efflux transporter — protein MAKQNSPLVLGTERIGKLLTQYAIPAIIAMTASSLYNMADSIFIGHGVGPLAISGLALTFPLMNLAAAFGSLVGVGASTLVSVKLGQKDYDGANKVLGNVLVLNVLLGLAFTFAFLFMLDPILYFFGASENTIGYARDYMEIILYGNVITHMYLGLNAVLRSSGFPKLAMYATLASVVINCILNPIFIFGFDWGIKGSAWATVISQVISLTGQFIHFSCPTQLLHFKKGIYKLKSEIVKGILYIGMSPFLMNLCSCLIVILINRGLKEHGGDMAIGAYGIVNRIIFLFIMIIMGFNQGMQPIAGYNFGARLYPRVTEVTKLTMKWAIGVATVGFLLCQLFPTLIVNMFTTDDELVKPAVFGLHIVFAVFPIVGFQMVATNFFLSIGMSKKAIFLSLTRQMLFLIPCLIILPRFFGTLGVWISMPVADTIATIVTAIVLVNQFKQFKHAAN, from the coding sequence ATGGCAAAACAGAACTCTCCTCTGGTACTGGGTACCGAACGTATTGGAAAACTGCTTACGCAGTATGCTATTCCGGCGATTATCGCCATGACAGCCTCTTCGCTTTATAACATGGCAGACAGTATTTTTATCGGACATGGGGTTGGCCCGTTGGCTATCTCCGGTCTTGCCCTGACCTTCCCGTTGATGAACTTGGCGGCAGCTTTCGGTTCGCTGGTGGGTGTGGGGGCTTCCACGCTGGTGTCGGTGAAGCTGGGGCAGAAGGATTACGACGGTGCCAACAAGGTACTGGGTAATGTGCTTGTCTTGAATGTGTTGCTGGGGCTTGCCTTTACCTTTGCTTTCTTGTTTATGCTCGACCCGATCCTTTATTTCTTCGGGGCAAGCGAGAATACGATCGGGTATGCCCGCGATTATATGGAGATTATCCTGTATGGTAACGTGATTACTCATATGTATCTGGGACTGAATGCCGTGCTGCGTTCGTCCGGTTTCCCGAAACTGGCTATGTATGCCACGCTGGCCTCGGTTGTGATCAACTGCATACTGAACCCGATCTTCATCTTCGGCTTCGACTGGGGAATCAAAGGATCGGCTTGGGCAACGGTCATATCGCAGGTTATATCGTTGACAGGACAGTTTATTCATTTTTCCTGTCCCACGCAGTTGCTTCATTTCAAGAAAGGTATTTATAAATTGAAGAGTGAGATTGTCAAGGGAATACTTTATATCGGAATGTCCCCCTTCCTGATGAATCTTTGTTCCTGCTTGATCGTAATCCTTATCAACCGCGGACTGAAGGAACATGGAGGTGATATGGCGATTGGAGCTTATGGTATCGTCAACCGCATCATCTTCCTCTTTATAATGATTATTATGGGCTTCAACCAGGGAATGCAGCCGATTGCCGGGTATAATTTCGGTGCCCGTTTGTACCCCCGTGTGACGGAGGTAACGAAGCTAACGATGAAGTGGGCTATCGGGGTGGCTACGGTCGGTTTTCTGTTGTGCCAGTTGTTTCCGACACTGATCGTCAATATGTTTACTACGGATGACGAGTTGGTGAAGCCCGCCGTGTTTGGTCTGCATATCGTGTTTGCCGTCTTCCCGATCGTCGGTTTCCAGATGGTAGCAACGAACTTCTTCCTTTCGATCGGTATGTCGAAGAAAGCCATCTTCCTGTCGCTTACCCGGCAGATGCTATTCCTGATCCCCTGCCTGATCATCCTTCCCCGTTTCTTCGGAACCCTGGGTGTCTGGATCAGTATGCCCGTAGCCGATACGATCGCCACAATAGTTACGGCAATTGTACTGGTTAATCAATTCAAGCAGTTTAAACATGCGGCAAACTAA
- a CDS encoding alpha-2-macroglobulin family protein has product MARYLYWVCLCYLLCLFSSCNTKSAGGEAQELPFNPHVEAFTSGKISRYTPVYLIFNQDIAQDKLKSDGLSKLVRIKPEVAGEFSFENNRTIVFKPTKAFERNTTYKLTANLSEWFDVTGKDKEFAFEFSTFPLALRANLESMDINAKNENGYDIVCTLFTPDKETPETVEPLVRYSEKADAVWQHSPDGKKHQVTLQNVQAGNDGTRTFTLSVAPNKSGVAEDKLLTVPIPDMNDFDVYDVTYVTEPERYVEVTFTKDLDSSQDMQGLAFIAGNTSETVNVEGNRLRLYPDSQRKGVMNVHLTRQIRSKNGLTLKEDVTRQIEINTSLPDVKFIGQGVVIPQSTELLVPFQAVYLRGVVVRVIKILEQNIGQFLQVNNLDGTSDLMRVGRLVARKTIFLDEDGSDLSQWNTYAVDLKKLMEPEPGAIYRVELSFNKDLSAYPCDDSVKVSREQLLAEDEIKFKEESSRFDDGGYYYYNGDFNWNDYNYSERNDPCSNSYYYNKVEGKNVLATNLGLMAMAGEDNEMTVLVHNLLSTSPENGVNVSIYNYQNQVLASGTTDGKGEVKLKIASGKPFYIIASQGYQRSYLRVDGGSALSLSSFDVSGEVVQKGIKGFIYGDRGVWRPGDTLFLSFMLNDRAKKLPANHPVVMELYNPLGQLYLRKTQTRGELGVYSFAMPTEPDAPTGAWNVNVNVGGVSFTKRLRVESIKPNRLKIDLTFAGGTNKGSMDKASMDDGAIDRASLGTGGSRTAPTVLRGEPLNGRLHVEWLQGATARNLKYDIQGTFISTPTTFKGYKDFYFDDPSKTFNSEESKLISGTTDDKGDATIQTRFEIGTTAPGMLMANFVTRAYEESGDFSIDANRMLYSPYKRYAGIKSPQQTREQLNTGSNYTYEVASTDYQGNPQANTELDVQVYKVYWYWWWSSDNSSLANYVSDSYNKPVKQLTVRTGENGRGTFQLSFSNEEWGTYFISVKDKESKHSTGVMSYFDWPYNEGRRNADGSESANMLSFKTDKDNYKPGEKLVITIPSAKGSRAVVSIENGTKVLSVTEHTCDDQQTTIKLDVTKEMQPNAYVYVTLLQPHGLTQNDLPIRMYGVVPFTVTSPESHLYPQISVPDEIKPEAKYEVVVSEKDGREMAYTLAIVDEGLLDLTRFRTPEPWKAFNAREALGVSTWDMYNYVVGAYGGRIEQLFSIGGDDALNKGPKAIVNRFKPVVQFEGPFLLRKGKQQRHIYTMPNYNGRVKVMVVAGNGEAYGHADKSVFVRKPVMLLGTLPRVIGVGEEMVVPATVFATENGVGNVDVSITCSANMEVIGAPSQQLHFTEKSDKQALFRIRVKDQPGAGRVTITASGKGDKSVYTTDIEIRSVSRPQVKVLPVTLEAGKSWKETVKLPGMAGTNSLSLEMSDVPPLNLSSRLSYLIGYPHGCVEQITSKGFPQLYVGEFAALTKQQQNTTENAVKEVIRRLRSYQTVDGAFSYWPGGTSSNGWGTVYATHFLLSAEAKGYLVPDGMKRNVLNNLRRVARDWKPVSSYYSRSEEMTQAYRLYVLALGQVPEVGAMNRLKENKSLAPMSRWLLASAYALVGRTDVAKGLIEKTTEVKTDYSDYDLTFGSDLRDQSIRLMTLTLLGDGKEAAILTRDISKVLSSDDWLSTQSTAFALVSLSEYMTKYKVSGTMEFTYAYGSTASQVSTTKNIWTEVLLDKAGISASLELKNTGKSTLFARVITEGIPAQGKEEAYANGLSMAVSYTDPNGRAVDITKLPQGTNFVAVVTVKNPSARGYNNLVLTEIFPAGWEILNTRFLNEGAADSKTAGINYQDIRDDKVYSYIDQLPSGRQVTVKVNLCAVYPGRFYLPPVYCEAMYDNLIRANTEGKEVVVE; this is encoded by the coding sequence ATGGCAAGGTATCTTTATTGGGTGTGTTTATGCTATTTGCTGTGCTTGTTTAGTAGTTGTAATACAAAAAGTGCCGGGGGAGAGGCGCAGGAGTTGCCTTTTAATCCGCATGTAGAAGCATTTACTTCCGGCAAGATATCTCGGTATACGCCGGTCTATCTGATCTTTAATCAGGATATCGCACAGGATAAACTGAAAAGTGACGGGTTGAGTAAGCTTGTCCGTATAAAGCCCGAGGTGGCCGGTGAGTTTTCTTTTGAGAATAACCGGACTATCGTATTCAAACCGACAAAAGCATTTGAACGGAATACAACCTATAAGCTGACCGCCAACCTCTCCGAATGGTTCGATGTGACAGGTAAAGATAAGGAGTTCGCCTTTGAATTTTCCACCTTCCCGCTGGCACTTCGTGCAAACCTGGAGTCGATGGACATCAATGCAAAAAATGAGAATGGTTATGATATAGTCTGTACCCTATTTACTCCGGATAAGGAAACACCGGAGACGGTCGAGCCACTTGTGCGTTACTCGGAGAAAGCGGATGCGGTATGGCAGCACAGTCCCGACGGCAAGAAACATCAGGTGACCTTGCAGAATGTACAAGCCGGGAATGACGGCACGCGGACATTCACCCTTTCGGTGGCTCCCAATAAATCAGGAGTAGCCGAAGACAAACTGCTTACCGTCCCTATTCCGGATATGAACGATTTCGACGTTTATGACGTGACCTATGTAACAGAGCCTGAGCGCTATGTGGAAGTGACGTTCACCAAAGACCTGGACTCTTCGCAGGACATGCAGGGACTGGCTTTCATCGCAGGAAATACATCCGAGACGGTCAACGTGGAGGGCAACCGCTTGCGTTTATATCCCGACAGCCAACGTAAGGGCGTTATGAATGTACACCTGACTCGTCAGATTCGTAGTAAGAACGGGCTGACGCTGAAAGAAGACGTCACCCGCCAGATCGAGATCAATACCTCTTTGCCCGACGTTAAGTTTATCGGACAGGGAGTAGTCATCCCGCAATCCACCGAACTGCTGGTACCATTCCAGGCCGTTTATCTTCGGGGAGTGGTGGTTCGCGTGATAAAGATACTGGAACAAAATATCGGTCAGTTCCTGCAGGTGAACAACCTGGACGGGACTTCCGACCTGATGCGCGTAGGCCGTCTGGTTGCCCGTAAGACGATCTTCCTGGATGAAGATGGTAGCGACCTTTCCCAATGGAACACATACGCGGTCGACTTGAAGAAACTCATGGAGCCGGAGCCCGGAGCCATCTACCGGGTAGAGCTTTCTTTCAATAAAGACCTGTCGGCCTACCCTTGTGACGACTCGGTAAAAGTATCGCGCGAACAACTTCTGGCTGAAGACGAGATCAAGTTCAAAGAAGAAAGCTCCCGCTTCGATGATGGCGGTTACTATTATTATAACGGCGATTTCAACTGGAACGATTACAACTACAGCGAACGGAATGACCCTTGTTCGAACAGCTACTATTATAATAAGGTAGAAGGCAAGAACGTATTGGCCACCAACCTCGGACTGATGGCAATGGCCGGCGAAGACAACGAAATGACAGTCTTGGTACATAACCTGCTCAGTACGTCTCCCGAAAACGGTGTCAATGTATCCATCTATAATTACCAGAACCAGGTACTGGCATCCGGTACGACCGACGGCAAAGGAGAGGTGAAACTGAAGATCGCTTCCGGCAAACCTTTCTACATTATTGCTTCGCAGGGATATCAACGTTCCTACCTGCGTGTGGATGGAGGTTCGGCATTGTCGTTAAGCTCGTTCGACGTATCCGGTGAAGTGGTACAGAAAGGGATCAAAGGCTTTATCTATGGTGACCGGGGCGTATGGCGTCCGGGCGATACGCTTTTCCTTAGCTTTATGCTGAACGACCGGGCAAAGAAACTTCCGGCGAACCATCCGGTAGTGATGGAACTCTATAATCCGTTGGGACAGCTTTACCTGCGTAAGACACAGACACGCGGCGAACTGGGCGTTTACTCTTTCGCTATGCCGACCGAACCGGATGCTCCGACCGGAGCCTGGAATGTGAATGTAAATGTCGGTGGCGTCAGCTTCACCAAACGCCTGCGCGTGGAATCGATCAAACCGAACCGGCTGAAAATAGATTTAACATTTGCCGGCGGAACCAATAAAGGCAGCATGGATAAGGCCAGCATGGATGATGGCGCTATTGATAGGGCCAGCCTCGGTACGGGCGGTTCGCGAACCGCCCCTACGGTATTGCGGGGCGAACCTCTGAACGGGCGCTTGCATGTGGAATGGTTGCAGGGAGCAACGGCAAGGAACCTGAAGTACGATATCCAGGGAACCTTTATTTCGACCCCGACCACCTTTAAAGGCTATAAGGATTTCTATTTCGATGATCCGTCGAAGACATTCAACAGTGAAGAAAGTAAACTGATCTCCGGCACGACCGACGACAAGGGAGATGCAACCATACAGACCAGGTTCGAGATCGGTACGACCGCTCCGGGCATGTTGATGGCTAACTTCGTGACTCGTGCCTATGAAGAGTCGGGCGATTTCAGTATCGATGCGAACAGGATGCTTTATTCTCCTTACAAGCGGTATGCCGGTATCAAATCGCCGCAGCAGACACGTGAGCAGTTGAATACCGGAAGCAATTATACCTACGAAGTCGCTTCGACCGACTATCAGGGAAATCCGCAGGCCAACACGGAACTGGATGTGCAGGTATATAAAGTATACTGGTACTGGTGGTGGAGTTCGGACAACAGCAGTCTGGCTAACTACGTATCCGACTCTTATAATAAGCCGGTTAAGCAATTAACCGTCCGCACCGGCGAGAACGGCCGGGGCACCTTCCAACTCTCGTTCAGCAACGAAGAATGGGGTACCTATTTTATCTCCGTGAAGGATAAGGAAAGCAAACACTCCACCGGAGTTATGAGCTATTTCGACTGGCCGTATAACGAAGGACGCCGCAATGCCGATGGCAGCGAATCGGCGAATATGTTGAGCTTCAAAACAGATAAAGATAACTATAAACCGGGCGAGAAACTGGTTATCACCATCCCGTCCGCCAAAGGAAGCCGTGCCGTTGTCAGTATCGAGAATGGAACGAAGGTACTATCCGTTACCGAACATACCTGTGACGACCAGCAGACAACGATCAAGCTGGATGTAACCAAAGAGATGCAGCCGAATGCATACGTCTACGTCACGTTATTGCAACCTCATGGGCTTACGCAGAACGACCTGCCGATCCGTATGTACGGTGTCGTACCTTTCACGGTGACTTCTCCCGAAAGCCATCTGTATCCACAGATCAGTGTGCCTGACGAGATCAAGCCGGAAGCCAAATACGAAGTGGTCGTCTCGGAAAAGGACGGTCGCGAAATGGCTTATACGCTGGCTATCGTCGACGAAGGCCTGCTCGACCTTACCCGCTTTCGCACACCCGAACCCTGGAAAGCCTTTAATGCCCGTGAAGCATTGGGCGTAAGTACCTGGGATATGTATAACTATGTAGTCGGTGCTTACGGCGGACGTATCGAGCAACTGTTCAGTATCGGTGGCGACGATGCCCTGAACAAAGGGCCGAAAGCTATCGTCAACCGTTTCAAACCGGTGGTGCAGTTCGAAGGCCCGTTCCTGTTGCGGAAGGGGAAGCAGCAGCGTCATATCTATACAATGCCGAATTATAACGGTCGTGTCAAAGTAATGGTCGTAGCCGGAAACGGTGAGGCTTACGGGCATGCCGACAAGAGCGTATTCGTACGTAAGCCGGTCATGCTATTGGGAACTTTGCCGCGCGTGATCGGTGTGGGAGAGGAGATGGTCGTTCCGGCCACTGTCTTTGCTACTGAAAACGGGGTAGGTAATGTCGATGTCTCCATCACCTGTTCTGCTAATATGGAAGTGATAGGAGCCCCCAGTCAGCAGCTTCACTTTACGGAGAAGAGTGACAAGCAAGCCCTGTTCCGCATTCGGGTAAAAGACCAGCCGGGTGCCGGTCGGGTGACTATTACGGCATCGGGCAAGGGCGACAAGTCCGTCTACACGACCGATATCGAGATACGTTCCGTCAGCCGTCCGCAGGTGAAGGTTCTGCCTGTTACCCTCGAAGCCGGCAAGTCCTGGAAAGAAACCGTTAAGCTCCCCGGCATGGCAGGAACCAATTCCTTGTCGCTGGAAATGTCGGATGTGCCGCCGTTGAATCTTTCTTCCCGCCTGTCATACCTGATCGGGTATCCGCACGGATGTGTGGAACAGATCACATCGAAGGGCTTCCCGCAACTCTATGTGGGTGAATTTGCCGCTTTGACGAAGCAGCAACAGAATACGACCGAAAATGCGGTGAAAGAGGTGATCCGCCGCCTGCGTTCTTACCAGACCGTAGATGGAGCATTCTCTTACTGGCCCGGTGGTACGAGCAGCAACGGATGGGGAACAGTCTATGCAACCCACTTCCTGTTGTCGGCCGAAGCAAAAGGATATCTGGTACCCGACGGAATGAAGCGTAACGTCTTGAACAACCTGCGCCGCGTTGCCCGCGACTGGAAGCCGGTAAGCTCTTACTATTCCCGTTCGGAAGAAATGACACAGGCTTATCGTTTATACGTATTGGCTCTGGGACAGGTGCCCGAAGTAGGGGCGATGAACCGTCTGAAGGAAAACAAATCGCTGGCTCCGATGAGCCGTTGGCTATTGGCTTCCGCCTATGCGTTGGTGGGCCGTACCGATGTGGCGAAAGGCCTGATCGAGAAAACAACGGAAGTGAAAACGGACTATTCCGATTATGACCTGACTTTCGGTAGCGACCTGCGCGATCAATCCATCCGGCTGATGACGTTAACCTTATTGGGTGACGGCAAAGAGGCTGCCATACTGACTCGCGATATCTCGAAAGTGCTTTCTTCGGACGACTGGCTGAGTACACAGTCGACAGCCTTTGCCCTCGTTTCGCTTTCCGAGTATATGACTAAATATAAGGTATCCGGAACGATGGAGTTTACCTATGCTTATGGCAGTACGGCGAGCCAAGTAAGTACAACTAAAAATATCTGGACGGAAGTCCTGCTCGATAAAGCCGGAATATCTGCTTCCCTGGAATTGAAGAATACGGGCAAATCGACCTTGTTCGCCCGTGTCATCACCGAAGGCATTCCGGCACAGGGCAAGGAGGAAGCCTATGCCAACGGTCTGTCGATGGCAGTCAGCTATACCGATCCGAATGGTCGTGCGGTAGATATCACCAAGCTGCCGCAGGGAACGAACTTCGTTGCCGTAGTCACTGTAAAGAACCCGTCTGCACGTGGTTACAACAACCTGGTGTTGACAGAAATCTTCCCTGCCGGCTGGGAAATCCTCAATACCCGCTTCCTCAACGAAGGGGCAGCCGACAGCAAGACTGCCGGTATCAACTATCAGGATATCCGCGATGACAAGGTATATAGTTATATCGATCAGCTGCCTTCCGGTCGCCAGGTGACTGTTAAGGTTAATCTTTGTGCCGTTTATCCGGGACGGTTCTATCTGCCGCCGGTCTATTGTGAAGCGATGTATGATAATCTGATCCGGGCGAATACGGAAGGGAAAGAGGTGGTCGTAGAGTAG
- a CDS encoding GAF domain-containing protein — protein sequence MAENLIVSNGNKEQQYQTLLPQIESLLAGETDVIANMANIAAALRQTFGFFWVGFYRVKEDILVLSPFQGPLACTRIRIGKGVCGTAWKEARTLVVPDVEQFPGHIACNSASRSEIVVPIIHEGKVVGVLDIDSDTLNSFNETDAFYLEAICQRLAATYPTNTK from the coding sequence ATGGCAGAGAACTTGATCGTAAGCAATGGAAATAAAGAGCAGCAGTATCAAACGCTGCTTCCCCAAATAGAGTCGTTACTGGCTGGTGAAACGGATGTTATTGCCAACATGGCCAATATCGCGGCAGCCCTAAGGCAGACATTCGGTTTCTTCTGGGTGGGTTTTTACAGAGTAAAAGAAGATATACTGGTACTCTCCCCTTTTCAGGGGCCGCTGGCCTGCACACGTATCCGCATCGGAAAAGGTGTTTGCGGTACGGCATGGAAAGAGGCACGTACATTGGTTGTACCGGATGTAGAGCAGTTCCCCGGTCATATCGCCTGCAACTCCGCCTCCAGGTCGGAGATCGTGGTACCTATTATCCATGAAGGCAAAGTGGTGGGCGTACTCGACATCGACAGCGATACGTTGAACAGTTTCAATGAAACGGATGCCTTCTATCTGGAAGCTATATGCCAAAGACTTGCGGCTACCTATCCGACTAACACAAAATAA